One Natronomonas moolapensis 8.8.11 genomic region harbors:
- a CDS encoding mechanosensitive ion channel family protein, with amino-acid sequence MTPVVPLQNGASGWLGRVLESLGLPAGVAGSVGDAALGGVLFAVAFAVAYFLGRRVVLPLLDRLLDARNLGRHAKTPIQKVVWILYLFLAVTVAFGIAGYNGFLRSLATIAAAATLAIGFAMQDVLKNFVSGVFIFTEKPFKIGDWIEWDGNSGVVEDISLRITRLRTFDNELLTVPNSQLTDSVVKNPVDADKLRLKFVFGIGYDDDIETATDIMLEEAHAHDGIMDDPEPSVRLTELGDSSVGLQSRIWIRNPSRADFVKIRGEYVTRVKARFDEAGIDIPYPHRTLTGGLEVADAPVAGE; translated from the coding sequence ATGACGCCGGTGGTGCCGCTGCAGAACGGCGCCAGCGGGTGGCTCGGACGCGTATTGGAATCCCTCGGGCTGCCGGCTGGCGTCGCCGGATCAGTCGGCGACGCCGCCCTCGGCGGCGTACTCTTCGCCGTCGCGTTCGCTGTCGCCTACTTCCTCGGCAGGCGCGTCGTATTGCCGCTTCTCGATCGGCTCCTCGATGCCCGCAACCTCGGTCGGCACGCCAAGACGCCGATCCAGAAGGTGGTGTGGATCCTCTATTTGTTTCTCGCGGTCACAGTCGCGTTCGGGATCGCGGGCTACAACGGCTTTCTCCGGTCGCTTGCGACCATCGCCGCCGCCGCGACGCTGGCGATCGGCTTCGCGATGCAGGACGTCCTCAAGAACTTCGTCTCCGGGGTATTCATTTTCACGGAGAAACCGTTCAAGATCGGCGACTGGATCGAGTGGGACGGCAACTCGGGCGTCGTCGAGGACATCAGCCTCCGGATTACCCGCCTCCGGACGTTCGACAACGAACTCCTGACCGTGCCGAACTCCCAGCTCACCGACAGCGTCGTCAAGAACCCCGTCGACGCGGACAAACTCCGGTTGAAGTTCGTCTTCGGCATCGGCTACGACGACGACATCGAGACCGCCACAGATATTATGCTCGAGGAGGCCCACGCCCACGACGGCATCATGGACGACCCCGAGCCGTCGGTCCGGCTGACGGAGCTCGGCGACTCGTCTGTCGGCCTCCAATCGCGGATCTGGATCCGGAACCCCTCGCGGGCCGACTTCGTGAAGATCCGCGGCGAGTACGTCACGCGGGTCAAGGCCCGCTTCGACGAGGCCGGCATCGACATCCCCTACCCCCACCGGACGCTCACCGGCGGCCTCGAGGTCGCAGATGCCCCCGTCGCCGGCGAGTAA
- a CDS encoding ribonuclease P protein component 4, with translation MSIAEERVDQLADLAREAARSGESDLAKRYVRRARRVAERNRIDLPERLKRFSCTRCDAYFVPGRTARVRTKSGHVVVTCACGEHARYPYDPEREG, from the coding sequence GTGAGCATCGCCGAGGAGCGCGTCGACCAGCTCGCCGATCTGGCTCGTGAGGCCGCCCGCTCGGGGGAGTCGGACCTCGCTAAACGGTACGTCCGGCGGGCTCGCCGGGTCGCCGAGCGGAACCGCATCGACCTCCCAGAGCGGCTCAAGCGCTTCAGTTGCACCCGCTGTGACGCGTATTTCGTTCCCGGTCGCACCGCACGCGTCCGGACTAAAAGCGGCCACGTGGTCGTGACCTGTGCCTGCGGGGAACACGCACGGTATCCCTACGACCCGGAACGGGAAGGGTAA
- a CDS encoding AbrB/MazE/SpoVT family DNA-binding domain-containing protein: MSDESADSESEVSRNQANIPARIRRELGIDDGGELRWRVEDEGTLCGVVQRRSGTLDDFDGHDGGQTTANESDRDTWDVGPE; encoded by the coding sequence GTGAGTGATGAGAGCGCGGACTCCGAGAGCGAGGTTTCGAGAAATCAGGCGAATATCCCCGCCCGCATTCGCCGGGAGCTCGGCATCGACGACGGGGGCGAGCTTCGCTGGCGCGTCGAGGACGAGGGAACGCTCTGCGGGGTCGTCCAACGGCGTAGTGGTACGCTCGATGATTTCGATGGCCACGACGGCGGTCAGACGACTGCGAACGAGAGTGACCGCGATACGTGGGACGTCGGCCCCGAGTGA
- a CDS encoding DUF5811 family protein: MHGNTPYAGAPAADAEATPEHRRTLRRDLVRVASSTRELLSDEFVVGGEIADDDSGLRATVAVQPPAGSVVSAGIDADVDGDADVESLARELAAGAVFEAKHAARDIDAAAS, translated from the coding sequence ATGCACGGAAACACGCCGTACGCAGGCGCGCCGGCCGCCGACGCGGAGGCGACCCCGGAGCACCGCCGGACCCTCCGTCGGGACCTTGTCAGAGTCGCCTCCTCGACTCGGGAGTTGCTCTCCGATGAGTTCGTCGTCGGCGGAGAGATAGCCGACGACGACAGTGGGCTGCGGGCGACCGTTGCTGTCCAACCACCGGCCGGGTCGGTCGTCTCCGCGGGGATCGACGCCGACGTCGACGGGGACGCAGACGTCGAGTCACTCGCCCGGGAACTCGCAGCCGGAGCCGTCTTCGAGGCCAAACACGCTGCCCGCGACATCGACGCCGCCGCGAGCTAG
- a CDS encoding universal stress protein, giving the protein MTFVVPFDGSKLAETALVRAREFSDVLEEESVVAVVVVPNENTEYARDRGWLRPEEPFETDSVVERLHKQVMALAPSADFRHLAVDRYAPLGTIASAVRDFANETGASMVFIGSENAGHMVTGISSVGSNVATEDAYDVVIIRNKTPSKIAAIRDSSPYKPPKSDFYIS; this is encoded by the coding sequence ATGACGTTCGTCGTCCCGTTCGACGGGTCGAAGCTCGCCGAAACAGCGCTCGTTCGAGCGCGAGAATTTAGCGATGTGCTCGAGGAGGAATCGGTCGTCGCTGTCGTTGTTGTTCCAAACGAAAACACGGAGTATGCCAGAGATCGCGGATGGCTCCGGCCCGAGGAGCCGTTCGAGACGGACTCCGTCGTGGAACGGCTCCACAAGCAGGTGATGGCCCTGGCTCCGTCGGCCGACTTTCGTCACCTCGCCGTCGACAGATACGCCCCGCTGGGAACTATCGCGTCCGCAGTACGTGACTTTGCGAACGAGACGGGTGCGTCTATGGTGTTCATCGGGAGCGAAAACGCCGGTCACATGGTCACAGGTATCAGCAGCGTGGGTAGCAACGTCGCTACTGAGGACGCCTACGATGTCGTCATTATCCGGAACAAGACCCCATCAAAAATAGCAGCGATCAGAGACTCTTCTCCATACAAACCACCGAAGTCGGACTTCTACATCTCGTGA
- a CDS encoding PD-(D/E)XK nuclease family protein has translation MSDHTSHRQFDGTLVTVPFGGENVERTAQNEYRMLLDEHDSEDVLVITGAPTSADTFREALGAELPGAATPYVTSSVVHATDVLNQTDDRVILSDALRRELLYRFLPDHEWETEYLQRASAQPSFIEDVAAVMGTVSWQTITPEETPELRDITAALDGFHEWLAEHGHMERGQLISEALDVLTGDARDEVVDFDAVLAVEFEEFFPLDRAYLDALAGDCELVCVAEEHASVRRTWVETGPVTDYVSFGDSRRGTSGAPSTRPAATAAYFADETVPEDPGTGSVSVLATDSSDEQLAEIANEIEALVAQSDWEYDDIAVATKQSGSAVTDSIKALESTGIPTESTTVTGFGDDPAIRELLAAVRYRAEEEDDDSGHGPELDTDRLDRVSETESLEDAIHWWATDAGLKERVAERAAPLDARAQFGNVRRAFRMAEFLEETEFVDATWESFKQMLERAHEYAPQQNQTSATDLDGGVRVDHLQAIKNESFRAVFLVNLVDSEYPGDPFQTRLFPTERVASMPDYPGVTELDRSDVDATFPTTSTASARPFAQYHTEHARRRLAVGANAATERLYCCLYEYEDTALEERAQASRFLTAAYAELPWVTEADEPHITSEQAAEQYLLSRVDDALAEVRRANSQDVTVSLDEVEAELGEVQDLLRQSGSRGDELREALRARVEFANGEVRR, from the coding sequence ATGTCTGATCACACATCTCACCGGCAGTTCGACGGGACGTTAGTCACGGTCCCGTTCGGGGGCGAAAACGTCGAACGGACAGCGCAAAACGAATACCGGATGCTTCTCGACGAGCACGATTCAGAGGATGTGCTCGTCATCACCGGTGCGCCGACGAGCGCAGACACGTTCCGTGAAGCGTTAGGTGCGGAACTGCCGGGCGCGGCGACGCCGTACGTGACGTCGTCGGTCGTGCACGCGACCGACGTCCTCAATCAGACCGACGACCGCGTCATTCTTTCGGATGCGCTGCGACGAGAGCTCCTGTACCGGTTCCTCCCAGACCACGAGTGGGAAACGGAGTACCTCCAACGGGCGTCTGCGCAACCGTCGTTCATCGAAGACGTGGCTGCCGTGATGGGCACGGTTTCCTGGCAGACAATCACACCTGAGGAAACTCCGGAACTCCGTGACATCACGGCTGCACTCGACGGGTTCCACGAGTGGCTCGCGGAACACGGGCATATGGAGCGCGGGCAACTCATCTCGGAAGCGCTCGATGTCCTCACTGGGGATGCCCGCGACGAGGTCGTCGATTTCGACGCGGTGCTCGCAGTGGAGTTTGAGGAGTTCTTCCCACTTGATCGCGCGTATCTCGACGCGCTTGCGGGAGACTGCGAGCTCGTCTGTGTCGCCGAAGAGCACGCGAGTGTGCGTCGGACGTGGGTCGAGACCGGGCCAGTCACGGACTACGTCTCGTTCGGCGACTCCCGGCGTGGGACATCGGGGGCACCGTCGACACGACCAGCTGCGACGGCGGCCTATTTCGCCGACGAAACGGTTCCGGAGGATCCGGGAACTGGATCGGTCTCCGTGCTCGCGACAGACTCCAGTGACGAACAGCTCGCTGAGATTGCGAACGAAATTGAAGCACTCGTCGCACAGTCGGACTGGGAGTACGACGACATCGCTGTCGCCACGAAGCAAAGCGGGAGTGCTGTGACGGACAGTATCAAAGCGCTCGAAAGCACCGGGATCCCAACGGAATCGACAACGGTCACCGGGTTCGGTGACGATCCCGCGATTCGGGAACTCCTCGCTGCCGTTCGGTACCGTGCCGAGGAGGAAGATGATGACTCCGGCCACGGTCCGGAACTCGATACGGACCGCTTGGACCGGGTCAGCGAGACCGAGAGCCTCGAAGACGCGATTCACTGGTGGGCGACGGACGCTGGATTGAAAGAGCGGGTCGCGGAGCGAGCGGCCCCGCTTGACGCTCGGGCGCAGTTCGGGAACGTCCGGCGGGCGTTCCGCATGGCTGAGTTCCTCGAAGAGACCGAGTTCGTGGATGCGACGTGGGAGTCTTTCAAGCAGATGCTCGAACGCGCTCACGAGTATGCACCGCAGCAGAATCAGACGAGTGCGACGGATCTCGACGGCGGGGTCCGCGTCGATCACTTGCAAGCGATCAAGAACGAGTCCTTTCGCGCGGTGTTTCTCGTGAATCTCGTCGATAGTGAATACCCAGGTGACCCGTTCCAAACACGGTTGTTCCCGACTGAGCGAGTCGCGTCGATGCCGGACTATCCTGGTGTAACGGAACTCGATAGATCGGATGTGGATGCGACGTTCCCGACGACGTCGACGGCGTCAGCCCGACCGTTCGCGCAGTACCACACGGAGCACGCGCGGCGACGGTTAGCTGTCGGTGCTAACGCGGCGACAGAGCGACTCTACTGTTGTCTCTACGAGTACGAAGACACAGCGCTCGAAGAGCGTGCGCAGGCGTCGCGGTTCCTCACAGCGGCGTATGCGGAGCTTCCGTGGGTGACCGAGGCCGATGAGCCACACATTACGAGTGAGCAAGCGGCGGAGCAGTACCTGTTATCGCGGGTTGACGACGCGCTCGCGGAGGTGCGCCGCGCGAACAGTCAGGACGTGACGGTATCGCTCGACGAGGTCGAAGCGGAACTCGGAGAGGTTCAGGACCTCCTCAGACAGAGCGGCTCCCGAGGAGACGAGCTCCGAGAAGCGTTGCGTGCACGTGTCGAATTCGCCAACGGGGAGGTGCGGCGATGA
- a CDS encoding YhbY family RNA-binding protein, with amino-acid sequence MPNENAADIHDLDVTVWVGKSGIDPVVDELADQLDDGPVKAKFLRAARGGTTTEALAETLADRTGADLLDVRGHTAVFDR; translated from the coding sequence ATGCCGAACGAGAACGCTGCGGATATTCACGACCTCGACGTGACCGTCTGGGTCGGGAAGTCGGGAATCGACCCGGTCGTCGACGAGCTGGCCGATCAGTTGGACGACGGACCTGTCAAAGCGAAGTTCCTCCGGGCTGCCCGCGGCGGAACGACGACCGAAGCGCTGGCCGAAACGTTGGCCGATCGGACGGGGGCCGACCTCCTCGACGTTCGCGGCCACACCGCGGTGTTCGATCGATGA
- a CDS encoding RecB family exonuclease, which yields MSSSLSPSRLANYATCPRLYDYRYAQDVNAPDRTELYLNQGTIYHETIEDVCDATDRDNDPETIHDRAMQVFDAKWDEHSTPDDYESAAHQEYQRAENRAAIASFFDPDGGDGIEHARYSVATECWVECDVDGRELHGKADNVVRTDDGLHIFDYKRNTDGVLSSGTAEYLGEHLDGEAHEPKRVRNAFQTATYVEGVKNEPFYEDGMEVRFSFYGLLNSTSFESTPSGYDVSARGWGRETTEIYEDHYDTIWALIRAAHDGITDKTYEPEPFELITEEACPDCDYREMCADRLSTEVRR from the coding sequence ATGAGTTCGTCGCTCTCCCCGTCGCGGTTAGCGAACTACGCGACGTGTCCGCGGCTGTACGACTACCGCTACGCGCAAGACGTGAACGCGCCGGACCGTACAGAACTGTATCTCAACCAAGGAACGATCTACCACGAGACTATCGAAGACGTGTGTGATGCGACTGACCGCGATAACGACCCGGAGACGATACACGACCGGGCGATGCAGGTCTTCGATGCGAAGTGGGACGAACACAGTACCCCGGACGACTACGAATCTGCTGCGCATCAAGAATACCAGCGAGCCGAGAACCGCGCTGCTATCGCGTCGTTCTTCGATCCGGACGGTGGGGATGGGATCGAGCACGCTCGCTACTCGGTTGCTACGGAATGTTGGGTGGAGTGCGATGTGGACGGCCGAGAACTCCACGGGAAAGCTGACAACGTCGTCCGGACTGATGACGGGCTGCACATCTTCGACTACAAGCGGAACACGGACGGGGTTCTTTCGTCGGGGACGGCCGAGTACCTTGGCGAGCATCTCGACGGGGAGGCCCACGAACCGAAGCGGGTTCGGAACGCGTTCCAGACGGCGACATACGTCGAAGGCGTCAAGAACGAACCGTTCTACGAAGACGGGATGGAAGTCCGGTTCAGTTTCTACGGCCTCCTCAACAGCACGTCGTTCGAGAGCACGCCGTCTGGATACGACGTGTCTGCACGCGGATGGGGACGGGAAACGACTGAGATTTACGAGGATCACTACGACACGATCTGGGCGCTCATTCGCGCCGCACACGACGGCATCACCGATAAGACGTACGAGCCGGAGCCGTTCGAGCTCATCACCGAGGAGGCGTGCCCGGACTGTGACTACCGAGAGATGTGTGCTGATCGCCTGTCGACAGAGGTGCGACGATGA
- a CDS encoding pyruvoyl-dependent arginine decarboxylase, with protein MGSIRIVRGTASEPTAMAAYDAALAAAGVHNYNLVSVSSVIPANATVEVVGTAPELGPAGERLTVVEGRATVAPGRSDPAVACLGWDRVPGGPGIFYEASGTDPEVVPDRVDRGLDAGRALREWDFGEPGRLSAVADPDPERYATAVVLAVYGESAPLV; from the coding sequence ATGGGTAGCATCCGAATCGTCCGCGGAACCGCGAGCGAGCCGACCGCGATGGCCGCCTACGACGCCGCACTCGCGGCCGCGGGCGTCCACAACTACAACCTCGTCTCCGTTTCCTCGGTGATCCCGGCGAACGCGACCGTCGAGGTCGTCGGGACGGCCCCCGAACTCGGCCCTGCGGGCGAGCGCCTGACCGTCGTCGAGGGACGGGCGACTGTCGCCCCCGGCCGATCCGACCCCGCGGTCGCGTGTCTCGGGTGGGACAGAGTCCCCGGGGGACCGGGCATCTTTTATGAAGCCTCCGGGACCGATCCCGAGGTGGTCCCCGACCGGGTCGACCGGGGCCTCGATGCCGGCCGAGCGCTTCGCGAGTGGGACTTCGGCGAGCCGGGCCGACTTTCGGCCGTCGCTGATCCCGACCCCGAGCGGTACGCGACCGCCGTCGTCCTCGCCGTGTACGGAGAGAGCGCCCCGCTCGTGTAG